In Leptospira licerasiae serovar Varillal str. VAR 010, the sequence TTCTTCCGGAGACAAAGGAGCAGAATACGCTAAGGCTGCTCCTTCTAAATATATATTAATAGGATCTAAATTAAAGATTCCGAAATTAGAGAATAAGATCGTTCTTAAGGTCGATTCCGATCCGGAAAGTTTGGCCGGTCCGATTGCTTCCTTTATTTTGGGGGATCCTTCTTCCAGGCTGAAAGTAATCGGAGTTACCGGGACAAACGGTAAAACTTCTTTAACTCATATCTTGGCTTACCTCGGAGAATCCCAAGGAAAATCCTGCGGGATTATCGGCACCACCGGCGTTAAATTTAAAGGGATCTTATCGGACACAGGGTATACCACTCCCGATCCAAGCAGCCTACAATCCATTCTGAAAGAAATGTATGATGCAGGAGTGGAATATGTATTTATGGAAGCGAGTTCTCACGGGTTGAAATTGGGAAGAACGAACGGAGTCCATTTCAAAGTCGGAGTATTTTCCAATCTTACTCAGGATCATTTGGATTTTCATCCAAACATGGAAGATTATAGAAACAGTAAGGCGCTTTTATTTTCTTCCTTAGCCTTAAATCCGGAAACTTTCGGAGTTATAGATTCAGATGCTCCCGGAGGAAGAGAATTTAAATCCGTCGTAGAGGCTAATTCCCCCGATCTGAAAATTTTCTCTCTTGGGAGAAGTTCGGGAGAATTCGAGATCCATTCCGAAGCGTTCTCTTTGGAAAAAACTTCTTACCAAATCAGACTTTCGGATGACTGGGGTGGAGATACTGAAGTTAACACCAATCTTCTGGGAGGTTTCAACGTTAGGAATACTGCACTTGCGTTTGTGACTGCGCTTGGTTTAGGCTGGGAGAAAAAGTCGATTCTCTCCGCTTTGGAAAGTATTCCCCAGATCCCGGGAAGATTTCAGATCTATTATAGCAAAGACAGATCTAGAATGGCAGTGGTGGACTATGCTCATACTCCGGATGCTTTGGAGAATATTTTAAGAAGTATCCGAAAATCCAAACCGAAAGAGCTGATCGCTCTTTTCGGTTGTGGAGGAGATAGAGATAAAACCAAACGCCCTAAGATGGCAAAGATAGCCCAAGAACTTGCGGACAAGGTAATACTCACTTCGGATAATCCTAGGACGGAAAATCCTGAAAGCATCTTGGATGATATTCAAGCAGGCTTTTCCGCCGGATATTCTCCCATGATCAGAGAAGCAGATAGAGCAAAGGCGATCCTTTACGGGATCTCTCACTTAAAAGAGGGGGGCTGTCTTCTTGTTGCCGGGAAGGGACATGAAGATTACCAGATCATAGGCAAAGATAAAAGGCATTTTGACGACGGAGAAGAGATCCGAAAGGCTTTCGGGCTCTAGTTTGCAACTCGGACTTCGCGAAGAGCCTGCCCATTGGCCGCAATACCTATTGCCGGCATAAATTTCCAAGATCCAAAAAAAATGGCGCAGATCCGAACTTGCGTCGATAATTAAGTCAGAGAAGAAGATTTTCTTTTTTACGTTTACTCGTACTTGGCGCGGGCGAATCTGTCTTCATAGAAACGATATGTTTTATTTTTTATACGAAAGATTTTTCCA encodes:
- a CDS encoding UDP-N-acetylmuramoyl-L-alanyl-D-glutamate--2,6-diaminopimelate ligase; this translates as MKLSDLLNLFPNIQLISGSFTSDETFDFVRTDSRKLNPNDLFCLPDSSGDKGAEYAKAAPSKYILIGSKLKIPKLENKIVLKVDSDPESLAGPIASFILGDPSSRLKVIGVTGTNGKTSLTHILAYLGESQGKSCGIIGTTGVKFKGILSDTGYTTPDPSSLQSILKEMYDAGVEYVFMEASSHGLKLGRTNGVHFKVGVFSNLTQDHLDFHPNMEDYRNSKALLFSSLALNPETFGVIDSDAPGGREFKSVVEANSPDLKIFSLGRSSGEFEIHSEAFSLEKTSYQIRLSDDWGGDTEVNTNLLGGFNVRNTALAFVTALGLGWEKKSILSALESIPQIPGRFQIYYSKDRSRMAVVDYAHTPDALENILRSIRKSKPKELIALFGCGGDRDKTKRPKMAKIAQELADKVILTSDNPRTENPESILDDIQAGFSAGYSPMIREADRAKAILYGISHLKEGGCLLVAGKGHEDYQIIGKDKRHFDDGEEIRKAFGL